The sequence TTAGCGGCGTACCCTTATGGACGCAAGCCAGTGTTGTCATGACAGGAACACGTATCATTTATCCTGAAGGCACACGGGAGAAAGTGCTTCAACTCAGTAATAAAGATGACCATCCTAATTTGGTTCAATTATGGATGGATGACGGAAATAATCAGTCTTCTCCATCAAAAAATGATGTCCCATTCGCATTGACACCACAAATATTCCGCATGGAAGCCCAAAGCGGACAAGTGGTTCGTTTGTCGTATATTGAACATAATTTACCCAAAGATCGTGAGTCAGTTTTCTATCTGAACTTCCTACAAATCCCCGCGTTAAAAAAAGTAGACTCGGAACCGGAAAACAAACTGGTTTTGATTGTTAATAACCGGCTGAAAGTCTTTTATCGCCCTGCAGCATTGAAAGAAAACGTTGATACCTTGGGTGAGAAAATCCGCGTCACTCTGGCTAGCACTAGTGGCGACAAAATCAAGATACATAACCCTACGGCTTATTACATAAGCTTGCGTGATGCCAAACTGGTAAGTGATGGGAAAACCATTTCATTTGCAACTAGCGAGATGTTTGCGCCCAACTCAACCACTGATCTGGCTTTGCCGGCAGGTGTTAAAGCTAAAAAGGGTGAGTTGCTGACGCTAAACGTGGTTAATGATTATGGCACCAACATTCCCTGCGATTATCATTTGTAATGCGGCCGCGATGATAATCCACAATGTGCCAGGCTACAGGGATAGCCAGTGAGGTTTGCTCCTTGGCTATCCTACCTGCTGGCACAGGGTCTGTTGGTCAGCCATTTCGTGTCAGCGGCGGATGAGAATAAACAAGACGAATATGTGTTTGAGGATGCGTTATTACGCGGCTCATCACTCGGCTTGGGCTCCATCTCCCGCTTTAATAAAAAAGACAGTTATGAAGCAGGCAAATACCAAGTTGATCTCTATATGAACAACAAGTTTGTCGATCGTATCGAACTGATGTTTATTACGAAAGATGACGAAGTTGTTCCGTGCTTGTCAGCATCACAACTGCTGCAAGCCGGCGTTAATGACAATGTCCTGAAAAACGTCGATCAGGAAGATAACTGTCTGGATTTCAAAACCCTACTACCTGCCAGTGATTATCGCTTCGATTATGCCAAGTTGCGTTTTGACTTATCTGTCCCACAACTATTTGTTAAGAACGTCCCGCGTGGTTACGTTGACCCACGCAATCTCACGGCAGGAGAGGCCATTGGTTTCAGTAATTATAATTTAAACCAATATCATGTGGGCTATAACAAAGATGGGATTAGACGTAATACTGACTCAAGCTATTTAAGCCTGAACAATGGTATCAACACCGGGATGTGGCGTTTTCGTCAACAAGGCTCATTGCGCTATGACTCAACACGTGGCGCAAACTGGACATCTAATCGGTTATATAGCCAACGAGCCCTGCCCGCGATTGGCAGTGAAGTTACAGTGGGTGAGACATTCAGTTCTGGCCAATTTTTCTCCAGCCTCGGGTTTAGCGGTGTGGCACTGAGTACGGATGATCGCATGCTGCCGGAGTCGCAACGGGGTTATGCACCCGTTGTCCGGGGGATTGCCAGAACCAATGCGAAAGTCACGGTATATCAAAATAATCGGCCAATTTATCAGAGTACCGTTTCGCCGGGAGCATTTGAATTCAATGACTTATCTGCCACCAACTTTGGCGGCGACCTGACTGTTGAAATTCAGGAAGCCGATGGCAGTCTAAGCACCTTTCAGGTGCCATTCTCCTCTGTGCCGGAATCATTACGCCCGGGGTATTCCCGCTATAGTTTCGCCGCAGGTCAGGTTCGTGATCTGAGCAGCCACGAAGTATTTAGTGAACTGACTTACCAGCGCGGGATAAGTAATGCTATTACCGCCAATACCGGGATGCGTGTGGCGTCAGGATATCAGGCCGTTATGCTGGGTGGCGTTTTCACTCATTATATTGGGGCGCTGGGGCTGGATGCGACCTATTCACATGCCAGCCTTCCCGGCGATGCCGACTCACCTGACAATAAACAGCAGAATGGCTGGATGGCGCGGGCCTCTTTTAGCCGAACGTTTGAAGCCACTAACACGACATTATCTGTCGCGGGTTACCGCTATTCCACAGAAGGTTACCGTGATTTAAGTGATGTGTTGGGCATTCGGGCGGCCAGTAGTGGCAAAGTGTGGAGTTCGGGCACTTATCAACAGCTCAGCCGAGCTGAGATATCCCTCAACCAGAACCTCAACAATTATGGTTCGCTGTATTTAACTGCCTCCTCACAGAATTACCGCAATTCGCGTAAGCGAGATACTCAGTTGCAATTGGGCTATGCCAATACCCTGTGGCGCAATACCAGTTTTAACCTTGCGGTTTCACAACAAAAAACTGGCGGGGGTAACAATGAAACTTACTTTGTCGACCCCGGCAGTGGTATGCCTGCGGCGAACGGGGCCAATCTTTTCGCGACCAATGAGACAGTGGTACAAATGTCCCTCTCATTCCCATTAGGGGGCAGCCCGCAAGCACCTTATATCTCCGCGGGTGCGGTCAATAGCCGGGTCAGCGGTGCCAGCTATCAGACATCACTCGCCGGTGTGATGGGCGATGATCAGTCTGCCAGTTACAGCATGGACTTCGCCCGCAATGAACAAAACAAGGAAAACACCTTTAGCGGTAGTTTACAAAAACGTTTACCGACCACCAGCCTGAGTGGCAGCGCATCGCGCAGCCCTGGTTATTGGCAAGGTTCTGCCAGCGCGCGTGGTGCTGTGGCGTTCCACAGCGGCGGTGTCACGTTGGGGCCGTATCTCAGTGATACCTTTGCGCTGATAGAAGCAAAAGGTGCCAGTGGGGCCAAAGTGATGTATGGCCAAGGAGCAAGAATTGACCGCTTCGGTTATGCCTTAGTTCCAACCTTGACGCCCTATCGCTACAACACCATCACCCTCGATCCCGATGGCATGGATTTCAATACTGAACTCCAGGACGGCGAGCGGCAAATTGCGCCTTATGCCGGTTCCGCAGTGAAGGTCAAATTCCGTACCCTCAGCGGATATCCACTTTTAATCACGGTTAGACTGGCCGATGGTAGCCAAATACCTATGGGCGCGGTGGTGTATATCCCTGCGGGCACAACCGGTGACAAGAGTGACGATGCCCCACAAAATTTGGAAGTCGGAATGGTCGGCCAAGCCAGTCAGGCGTATTTACGGGCTGAAAATCCCCGCGGGACGCTCATGCTGGTCTGGGGGGATGCCGCCAATGAACGCTGCCAGTTAGATTACGATTTAGGCACGCCTAAAAATGATAAACAGCTGTATAAACTCGATGCCTTGTGTGTCGTTACCCAACATTGAATCAGAGAAACAGTATGAATCCCATGACACTTCGCGGTGCCAATCTCCACCAATACAAGTCCCATCTCTCCCGTGGTTTGCGATTATTTTTTGCACTCGCGTTACTGATCTTTATGCTACCTGGCTATGCCCAATGTGTCTGGAAAGGGGCAAATATTGGAGGCGATAATTACGGAGCCTCATTGCAACTAGGCAGCATCAATATCACCAGCAATTACATTCAGCCCGTCGATTCAATTCTGGCGTCCAGTATTATTAGTCTGGTCCCGGCTCGTTTCTGGTCCGATCCCGAGGCTGTTATCTATGAATGTGATATCGCCGATAAAGACAGTTTATTCGAAGTCTTTGCCACCAATGGCGACAGCAATGTCGGTGGCTATACCAATATGGGCGACAACTATTTTCAAACCTTTTTCCCTTATACCGCGTTAAAACTGATTCATGTGGATAGTGGCATTGAGTTCACCCGAATCTGGCAGCAAGTTCCGCTGAAAAAATATGATGTGGTCGGTAATAAAATTCAGATTAAAGGCAAACATTTCACCCAAATCCGCGCGGAATTGAAAAAGGTCGGCGCGGTAGATCGCACGCCAGGCCCGTCCAGCTGGGGATGTTCAGGACCAGCGGCAGATAACTATTCCGGTAGCTATACCTGCAATCAACCCAATGGTTATGTGGTGTTCAAAGGGCCCGGCATGCCCGTGCCAGAAACAGGTTATGATTCAGCGACAAATTATCAGACTTGGGGAACAGGCCGCTATATGGCGTTTGGGATGAATACCTCGCCGGTTTCCATCCTGACGCGTAAAAATACCTGCGTCGTTCGCAATGTAACGCCTTATGTGATTTTCCCCATCATCACCGTAAGTGAACTCAATGATAATCAAACACGTAGTGCGGATATCACCGTCGATATTGAATGTCAGGCTGGCACCGAATCGGGCATTAATAGCGGACAAACCGCGCTCGGCATCCAGACTTCATTGCCGGGGTATCTGATAGCGCAAGGGCTAGGATTGGTCAATTCTGCAGGTGGCGTCAGTTACTTGCTTTCAGACCATTATGGTACTGACAGCCGTATTGCTACCGGCGTGGGAATAAGCCTCAGTGATAGTAGTGGAAGACCCATGAATTTTGTTGGCTGGGGTGGGTGCGTCAATAATTGTGCTTCTACATCCAGCGCAGGTTGGTACCCGGTTCTTACCGGGGCTAATGCTAATGGCAGCAATGCTGCGGGTTTCAACAACTATTCACACAACTTCACTGCCACATTAAAAAAGCTGCCTAATGGCACCCCAACGGCCGGTAAAGTCGATGCTACCGCCTATGTTTTGGTGAAAATACAATGAGAAACTTGTGCCTGTTTTTATTGATATTCAGTATTAATCCCCATGCTATCGCGGGGCTCGTTGCAGCTTCAACCCGCATGATTTACCAGCCTGAGTCGCGCGAACGCACACTGATGCTGGCAAATACCAATGATTACCCGGTCGTGGTACAGACTTGGGTAGATGATGGCGATGTCGACAGCACACCGGACCAAGCCAAGGCTCCTTTTATGGTGTTACCGGCTGTATTTAAAATGCAGCCAGGGGCCGCACAAGCGCTACGCATTATTAATAAAGGTGACAATTTACCTGGTGATCGGGAGTCAGTTTATTGGCTTAATTTGTATGAAATCCCCCCGAAATCACAGCGTAATACAGATGCTTATGCCCAAGTGGCGATGGCAATGAATACACAGATGAAGATTTTCTATCGGCCAGCAGGACTAACCCCCCAGCCGGCACAAGCAATGAAAGAAGTCAGTTTTACCCTAAAAAAACAGAATAAAGAGTTTGTCCTCACGGCGCATAATCCAACGCCATATCACGTTTCTTTCGGCCAGATTCAGCTCAAAAACCGGCAACAAAGCTACACCATCGCGCAGGAGATGAATATGATGATCAGCCCGTTCGCAGAACGGCAATATCAATTTGAGCATTCGCCCACCTCACTTAGCGGCGAACAGACTTTGGACTATGTTTATTTCGATGATGCCGGGAATCAGGTAAAAAACAGTCAGTTAGTTAAAGTGACACCGTAATATTCAGGGCGAGTCTGAATAAAAATCAGATAAAAATTGACAAGTTTGCTGAAAAACAAGCCAATAAGCTCATTCTCTCAGCAAACGCGCATTTTTAGTGTTTTTCTACTTTGACAAATGTCATCGCCCTCGCTATTATTCGCCTCGTTCACACGATTCCTCTGTAGTTCAGTCGGTAGAACGGCGGACTGTTAATCCGTATGTCACTGGTTCGAGTCCAGTCAGAGGAGCCAAATTAGAAAAACCCGCTTAGGAAACTAAGCGGTTTTTTTGCATTTCAGGGCCATAAATATCTTATCTTTCCTTACCGATATCTTTCTGCGGCATGCTGTTGGGCAAAACCCGGTAACATAGCTTGCCGTCCGGCCTGATAAGTTCCCCACTGCTCGATATCATGCAACGGAGGGATAGTCACCAATTCGCGGCGATCAAAGCCAACCAATGCGGCATCCACTAACTCCCCGACCTCCATCACCGCTGAAAGCGTGTTGATATCTGTGCCAGAACGCTGCCAAATTTCAGTCCGTGTTGCTGCGGGTAATACGGCCTGAACATAAACACCTTTAGCTGCCAGCTCAATGCTAAGCCCCTGAGATAGAAACAGCACAAATGCTTTGGTTGCGCCATAAACAGTCAAACCAAACTCAGGTGCTAAGCCGACTACAGAACCAATATTAATAATGGCCCCCTCGCCTTTTGCCGCCAAACGTGGAGCAACAGCACTGGCAAGCCGCACCAGCGCGAGGGTGTTAAGGGCGAGCAGTCGCTCAATATCATCCGTTGTCTGTTCAATAAAACTTCCCCCAATACTCATGCCAGCGTTGTTGACGAGGATCCCGATACGGTTATCATCACGCAACCGCGCCTCTACAATAGCAAGCTCATCAGACTGGGTTAAATCAGCCGGCAAAACATCAACAGTAATGCCATTGTTCTGGCGAAGTTCAGTTGCCAATGCTTCCAATCGCACACTATCACGGGCGACCAATACGAGGTTATGCCCCCGGCGTGCAAAGCGTTCAGCATAAGTGGCGCCAATGCCAGATGAAGCACCTGTAATAAGAACCGCGGGAATAGTGTTCATGAAGTTAGCTCTCTTATTGAAATAATAGATGACGATTATCATCTATTTAGATATTATGATTATCATCATCTAAGTGTCAACAATGATTCGCTTGCCCCAATAGATTATGTATGTCAGATATAATAAATGTTGACCATCATGAATAATCATTGAAATGGAGCATCAATATGAAATACATCACTTCTTCGGCATGGTCTGGGGATAGGGAGAGCATAAGTCAACTTATCTATTGATGAGAGGTAACATCTATTGATGTGCTGGCATAGCATACTTTATGATGCTGCCTGCTCAATAAGGAGAAATGTATGGCCCGAGTATCAAAGCAACAGATGGCGCTCAATCGCGAAGCTATCGTACAAACGTCTTCGCAACTCTTTCGCGCCCGAGGTTTGAATGGTGTCAGTGTTAACGATTTAATGGCTGCGGTCGGGCTGACACACGGCGGATTCTACGGACATTTTACTTCTAAAGATGAACTGGCAGCTATCGCTAGCCGCCAGGCGCTCAATGATTCCAACACGCGCTGGCAGGAAGTCAGCCGTCAGCCTGAGCAATATAATCTGCGCACTTTGGTGGAGCTTTATCTCTCTCCGACTCATCGTGATCATGTAGAAGATGGCTGCGCAATTACTGCATTAGCCAGCGATGTAGCACGTGAGGATAATGAAAAACCAGTATGCGAAGTTTATCTCAGCGGCGTGAAATCTATGTTAGAACGATTAGAATCGGTTTCTGATATAGAAGATCCTGAACAACGCAAGCAACATGTACTGGCACAACTTGCAATGTTATCTGGCGCGTTAACACTGGCACGCGCAACGGCTGGAGATAAATTATCAGATGAATTTCTTGCTGCTGCCAAAAAAAGCTTATTAGGTGAAGAGTAAGTATTATCACTGCCATCGGATTGTTTGTAATACTTATACGGTGGCGGTAGAACAGTGCGATTTAGCGATAACAACTTTATTTATAAAGGTATTTTAGGCTAATAACATTAAATACTATAGATCAGTCAATTATGAAATAAGTTAATTACTTCAGCCAGAGTTAACAAATAATAAAATCACCCATTAAATTTATTTTTTTACATAAATTCATCACCTCATTCTTTCTTGATCTAGCGCAAACAACATTTAAGATAGGAAATATCCTACAAGAATATAGATATACCTCTCATATCCTTTCATTGGCCCATCCGGCACTATAAAAATCACTGATTTTCCTTTTGAAAATAACCAAAACAACAAAACCAACTTATTTTAAATAATTAGTTTCAGTTATTTATAGATTATAAAAATTAAAGATTATCAAATTTGATAGCGCTAAATAAATAATTTCATTGCGCTATAACCCAATAAAACCAGTGAGGATTATTAATATGACGTACCAACCTCCACCTTTAGCTACCTCTAAGAATATCCCCCGGAGAAAGACATTATCTCTGTTAATCTCGGTGGCAGTTTTAGCAAATACAAGCGTTGCCAGTGTTAATGCTGCGACCAATGAATGGCGTGGTACGCTATCTCCTGAATGGAGCAATCAGAATAACTGGAGCCTAAATACATTACCCGACAGCAATACTAATGTTTTTATCGATAATGGTCATGTTTTATTAGATATTACCGCGGCAAGTTGGGGCTTATCTATAGGCAGCTCCGCAGGAAGTAGCGCCTCAGTTACCGTCAATAATGGTAATGAATGGACTCTCGGTCAACCCTTATCCGGCTCCAGCTCTAACGGATTTAAACAATATATTGGTGACCAAGGGGCGGGCACATTGGCGATTGAAAATGGGGCCAAAGTCTTTTATGCCGCTAACTCGCCGACCATCTTAGGAAATCAAGTTGGCTCTGAAGGTGAAGTCATCGTCAGTGGCCAAGGTTCCACTTGGAGCAGTATCTATGCTGATATCTCTCATGCCAGCAATCAAGCCATTGTGCAGATAGGAAATTACGGTTCAGGAAAACTGTCCGTCCTTAACGGTGCCAGTGTCATCACTCCAAGAGGGCTTTCTATTGCCCAGCAAGAAGGTTCCTCCGGTTCGGTCAAAGTCAGTGGCCAAGGTTCAACTGTGCTATTAGGCTCAGGCTCATTAGGTGATACCGGCTGGGCTGGAATATCCATGTTATATGGCGCAGGTGATATCATCGTTGATAACGGCGGTGAGTTAACATTATACGGCGGAATATATTTTGGCCGAGGGAAAAATAATGCATCGCAGACTCTGACTCTCAGTGGACAAGGCTCTACTATTACCAGCTACGGCGATATCAATAATGTCGAAAGTGGTATTCTTCGCGTTCAAGACGGTGCGACATTATATTCATTACGCAGCCCGGGAAATGCCTTTATTGCTCAAGGCCAAGGCGTAATTGGCAGAGGTGGTAGCAGTAATACGGGCGATGCTTATGCCTATATTACGGGCAATGGTTCGTCATGGCATATGGACCAAGATGTGATAATCGGTTATTTGGCAAATGGTCATTTAATTATCTCTGACGGCGCGACAGTTGATAATGAACTCGGCCGCATCGGGCTAAAAGCGGGTTATTCTGGCACTATTAACGTCAGTGATGTCGGTTCTGTCTGGAATAACCGTGGGGATGTCACTCTGGGAAGTGTTGGTGATGGCGTGTTGACTGTCTCTAATGGCGGAGTAGTTAATGTCAGTAATAATCTGGTAATTGCTGAACAAGCAGGTTCGACCGGCACACTTAATTTCGGTTCCGCTGAAAATCAGTCTGCAACTGCGAGTGGCATAATAAATGCCAATCAAATAAATTTTGGTGCGGGTAATGGCCGTGTCGTATTTAATCATACCGATCCTGACTACTATTTTGAGCACCTTCTAAATGGAACGGGCACTGTTATTGTCCATAACGGCATGACTCAATTTAACCATCGACAAACTTATGCTGGCCAAACTGAAGTCCATAATGGCGGATTATTAAAAGCCGGTATTGACCATGCGTTTAGCTCCACTTCAAATTACGACATCCGCCATGGTGGCGTATTGGATTTGGCCGGTTATGACCAAACACTCGCCAGCCTGAGCAATGCCGGTATGGTGAGTTTTAACGGCGTGCCGGGAACTGTACTAAGCGTAATGGGTAATTACATTGGCAATAATGGGGTTTTGAGCTTCAACACTGTACTGAATGACGACACCTCCGCCTCCGATAAACTGGTGGTCAATGGCAATACCTCCGGCACGACCAAAGTGAGTGTCACCAATGTGGGCGGCAGTGGCGCACAAACCTTGAATGGCATTGAATTAGTCCAAGTTAATGGTAGCTCTGACGGTGAGTTTGTGAAGAATGGCCGCATTGTTGCTGGCGCATTTGATTACTCACTGGCTCGCGGTACAGGAACAAATGCCAGTCATTGGTATCTGACCAATCTGCTTTCACCGGTAATATCAGAGCCAGAACCAATGCCGGAGCCAAAATCACCAACCGAACCTAATGACCCGCCAACGATGATTGAGCGCCCTGAAGCGGCTGGCTACAGCGCTAATCTGGCGGCGGCCAACAATATGTTTGTCACCCGACTCCATGATCGTCTCGGGGAAACGCAATACATTGATGCCCTGACTGGCGAGCAGAAAGTCACTAGCTTATGGTTACGCAATGAAGGCGGGAATACCCGTTCACGCGATAACCAAAAACAGTTAGGCACGCAAGCCAACCGCTATGTCTTACAACTCGGCGGTGATATTGCACAGTGGAGTAACAATGAGCTGGATCGTTTCCATCTCGGGGTAATGGCCGGTTACGGCAAGAGTAAGAACAAAACCGAGTCGCGGATTTCCGGTTACAACGCGCGCTCATCCGTTGATGGCTATAGCCTCGGGATGTACAGCACTTGGTTTGCCAATAAAGCGGATAAATCAGGTTGGTATGTGGATAGCTGGGCACAATACAGTTGGTTCAATAATACTGTTGACGGCCAGTATTTAAATACTGAAGAGTACAAATCTAAAGGAGTAACGGCGTCGATCGAGAGCGGATATACCTTTAAAATCGGTGAAAATACTGCCAAAAATGCCACTTACTTTATCCAGCCCAAAGCCCAAATTATCTGGATGGGCGTAAAAGCAGACAATCACCAAGAAGCTAATGGCACCAATGTCTCCGGCGAAGGTGATGGCAATATCCAGACCCGTCTGGGGGCGAAAGCTTTTATGAATGGTTTCCATGAAAGTAATAAAGGTAAAGATCGGGTATTCCAACCGTTTATTGAAGTTAACTGGATCCATAATAGTAAAGACTTTGGTGCCCAGATGGACGGCATGTCAGTAAAACAGGCCGGTGCAGGTAATATCGGCGAACTGAAAACCGGTGTAGAAGGCCAGATAAATAAGCAACTGAATGTTTGGGGCAATGTCAGCCAACAAATTGGCGACAAAGGTTATAGCGATACTGCTGTAATGCTAGGGATTAAATATAACTTCTAGACCACAATATAAAGCCGTGGGCTCCCACTGTTCACTAGCAAACCCGCTCCTGCTGATATTATCTTCAAGAGCGGGTTTATCAATATAATCATGCGGTTATGGATTCAGGGCTTTTTTTGAATCCAATGCACTGTGGATAGCCGCTTCCAATTCGTTAGCTTCGAATTTTGCCACATAGGCATCAGCGCCCACTTTGCGGACATGATCTTCATTCGCACTGCCCGATAATGAAGAATGGATAATGACAGGAATATTCTTCAGGAATTCATCCCGCTTAATATTTAATGTCAGCGTAAAGCCATCCATCTCCGGCATTTCTAAATCGGTTAGCACAAATGAGATTTTATCCGAAATGGGGCAGCCTTCAGCTCTTGCTTCCTCAGCTATCTTCTTGATTTTATTCCATGCTTCCAAGCCGGTGATATGCATGACGGCGGGAATATCCATCATCTTCAATGCTTGTTCCAGCATAGAGCGGGCAACTTTTGAATCTTCTGCCACAATAGCCACTGCACCCGGCTTCAAATCAAATGCCTTGGTCTTCTCGCTATCAATTTGCACATTGCGATTAGCGGGAATAATGTCATATAAAATTTGTTCAACATCTAATACCAGCGCCAGCCTGTTACTGGATTTATCGTTGTCGAGCCGGGCGATACTGGTGATATTGCGGCTTTTTACCCCCGCGTCGGCCGCCAGTACCTGACTCCACTCCAGGCGAACAATATCGTCAACAGATTCCACCGCAAATGCTTGGGTGCTGCGGGCATATTCAGTCACCAGCAGAATATTTAATCCGGTTTTGGGAACACAACCCACGATAGCCGGGAGATCAATCACAGGAATGATTTCACCACGAATATTCGCCATACCCATCATTGGCGAAGCCATACCTGCCGCTTTGGTCAGGGCCGGCATCGGGACTATTTCACGTAATTTAAAGACGTTAATACCATATAACTCAGATTGTTGTTCCTCCTGGGACTCCCCCAAACGGAACAGCAACAGTTCAAATCTGTTGGAGGAGGTGAGATTCGTTCTCTCTTCTATCTCTTTTTGAAAATTATCCATACTTTCCCCGATGCAAATAAGAAGTCCAATACAACACGGCACGCGCTCATCCCACGACTTCCCATTACCTTTCTCGTGTGCACGATAGTGGAACTTATCTCTTTATCGGCAATTGGCGAGAAATGCTTAATAATTCGGCTTAAGAAACAGAGAAAGCTTTTCACTTCGTGCATTGAGCCGCTATTGGCGATTGATGTGTTGCTCCCCTCTGCTTTAGTTAAGGGCGATATTAACAAAAAAATACAGTGTTAATTGGCATAGATAATTTTATCTGAATAGATAGCTTCAATTGCTTGTTTATGAATATTCTTCTTTTTGTCGGTAACAATTATATCGATATCGTTAATATCACTTATTTTCATTAGCCCACTTTGACCAAATTTGCTGGTATCACATAAAATAACTTTCTGCCTGCCCATCGCCAGCATTTTCTTGGCAATACGCCCTTCATCCAGATTTTTCACCATGACACCAAAATCACTGTCTATCCCACCCACTCCCACAAAACTGAAGTCAGTATGAATATCATTCATTTGTTCAATTGTCTGAATACCTAAATTAGCCTTATAGGTATGATTATATTCACCACCCAAGACATGCACAACAGCCATATTATTTTTACTTTTAATTTGATCGGCAATTAATGATGAATTGGTAAAAACAGTGAATTTTACTAACGGCAAGAATGACGCAAAAATAAGGGTAGTTGTACAAGAGTCTATAAACAAAGTGTCATTTTCAGTCACCAGTGATGCTGCATATTGCCCAATTAACATTTTTTCCTGGCGATTTAAATCCATTCTTTGGGCAAAACTGCCCTCTTGTATATTTTGAACCTTTATCGCACCGCCATGGACTTTAGTGACCTCACCACTTTTTTCCAAATAGGAAAGATCTCTACGGATCGTTTCAGACGTTACACCCAATTCCTCGGAAAGACCAATAACAGAAACCTCACCAAGGCTATCCAGCTTTTCTAAAATAAACTGTTTACGTTTGATCTGATTCATAAAAATAGCGGCCCAAAGCTGTACGATACATTTAGAGCCTATTTCATTAGGCTATTTTACTTGCCATTTTGAACTTGGGCAGTCCTCAAAATCCTCACGCACTACTTGCATGCTTTGGTTTTCTGCGCTGTTCATGTTCAAACTATTGGCGACAATTACGCCTATTAGAATAGGCTCTTAGTGTCATTCTACTCAATAATTTTATGAAACAAAAGACGATTCAGTCACAGTGGCCAGAGTTGATTAATGGCAAAAGCAACCCCGTGCTGGTTATTATCTTTACTCACCCTATCCGCACAAGATTTGACAAAATCACTGGCATTACCCATTGCAATACCCACAGCTGAAAACTGGAACATACTGATATCATTCTCCTGATCGCCAATACTGACTACGGATTGAGCACCAAGATTTAGGTATTGAGATAAGTAATGTAATGCTTCTCCCTTACTGATGCCATATTTCATTATTTCATAATAATGCTGACTGGTTTTACTGAGTGAATATTGCCGATGAAATTCCTCATCTATCTTATTGGCAACACCATCAATAAAATCTGTTGAGCCGACAATAGAA comes from Yersinia canariae and encodes:
- a CDS encoding TetR/AcrR family transcriptional regulator, coding for MARVSKQQMALNREAIVQTSSQLFRARGLNGVSVNDLMAAVGLTHGGFYGHFTSKDELAAIASRQALNDSNTRWQEVSRQPEQYNLRTLVELYLSPTHRDHVEDGCAITALASDVAREDNEKPVCEVYLSGVKSMLERLESVSDIEDPEQRKQHVLAQLAMLSGALTLARATAGDKLSDEFLAAAKKSLLGEE
- a CDS encoding autotransporter outer membrane beta-barrel domain-containing protein; its protein translation is MTYQPPPLATSKNIPRRKTLSLLISVAVLANTSVASVNAATNEWRGTLSPEWSNQNNWSLNTLPDSNTNVFIDNGHVLLDITAASWGLSIGSSAGSSASVTVNNGNEWTLGQPLSGSSSNGFKQYIGDQGAGTLAIENGAKVFYAANSPTILGNQVGSEGEVIVSGQGSTWSSIYADISHASNQAIVQIGNYGSGKLSVLNGASVITPRGLSIAQQEGSSGSVKVSGQGSTVLLGSGSLGDTGWAGISMLYGAGDIIVDNGGELTLYGGIYFGRGKNNASQTLTLSGQGSTITSYGDINNVESGILRVQDGATLYSLRSPGNAFIAQGQGVIGRGGSSNTGDAYAYITGNGSSWHMDQDVIIGYLANGHLIISDGATVDNELGRIGLKAGYSGTINVSDVGSVWNNRGDVTLGSVGDGVLTVSNGGVVNVSNNLVIAEQAGSTGTLNFGSAENQSATASGIINANQINFGAGNGRVVFNHTDPDYYFEHLLNGTGTVIVHNGMTQFNHRQTYAGQTEVHNGGLLKAGIDHAFSSTSNYDIRHGGVLDLAGYDQTLASLSNAGMVSFNGVPGTVLSVMGNYIGNNGVLSFNTVLNDDTSASDKLVVNGNTSGTTKVSVTNVGGSGAQTLNGIELVQVNGSSDGEFVKNGRIVAGAFDYSLARGTGTNASHWYLTNLLSPVISEPEPMPEPKSPTEPNDPPTMIERPEAAGYSANLAAANNMFVTRLHDRLGETQYIDALTGEQKVTSLWLRNEGGNTRSRDNQKQLGTQANRYVLQLGGDIAQWSNNELDRFHLGVMAGYGKSKNKTESRISGYNARSSVDGYSLGMYSTWFANKADKSGWYVDSWAQYSWFNNTVDGQYLNTEEYKSKGVTASIESGYTFKIGENTAKNATYFIQPKAQIIWMGVKADNHQEANGTNVSGEGDGNIQTRLGAKAFMNGFHESNKGKDRVFQPFIEVNWIHNSKDFGAQMDGMSVKQAGAGNIGELKTGVEGQINKQLNVWGNVSQQIGDKGYSDTAVMLGIKYNF
- a CDS encoding chemotaxis protein, yielding MDNFQKEIEERTNLTSSNRFELLLFRLGESQEEQQSELYGINVFKLREIVPMPALTKAAGMASPMMGMANIRGEIIPVIDLPAIVGCVPKTGLNILLVTEYARSTQAFAVESVDDIVRLEWSQVLAADAGVKSRNITSIARLDNDKSSNRLALVLDVEQILYDIIPANRNVQIDSEKTKAFDLKPGAVAIVAEDSKVARSMLEQALKMMDIPAVMHITGLEAWNKIKKIAEEARAEGCPISDKISFVLTDLEMPEMDGFTLTLNIKRDEFLKNIPVIIHSSLSGSANEDHVRKVGADAYVAKFEANELEAAIHSALDSKKALNP
- a CDS encoding DeoR/GlpR family DNA-binding transcription regulator — its product is MNQIKRKQFILEKLDSLGEVSVIGLSEELGVTSETIRRDLSYLEKSGEVTKVHGGAIKVQNIQEGSFAQRMDLNRQEKMLIGQYAASLVTENDTLFIDSCTTTLIFASFLPLVKFTVFTNSSLIADQIKSKNNMAVVHVLGGEYNHTYKANLGIQTIEQMNDIHTDFSFVGVGGIDSDFGVMVKNLDEGRIAKKMLAMGRQKVILCDTSKFGQSGLMKISDINDIDIIVTDKKKNIHKQAIEAIYSDKIIYAN